In Drosophila teissieri strain GT53w chromosome 2R, Prin_Dtei_1.1, whole genome shotgun sequence, the following proteins share a genomic window:
- the LOC122613713 gene encoding tigger transposable element-derived protein 6: MLPGRVRKTRTLLTLEEKMEVIRSQERNKLTVRDLAKRFNIGKTQAADILKHKQSIKEGLLTGELKMNQMRRNPLSQRGAQIDEMCFDWFSRVRSENIPISGEMVREKAKQIAVELGYSNFSASSGWLEKWRKRHNIGYNATGDSLDLQEFEAILVKSEPISNKDDCDEPYPVTLIEPIYSTEEAMMQLARLKEFAKDDYVSYQQLLSLENQWSWKWNIFKKELP; the protein is encoded by the exons ATGCTACCGGGAAGAGTCAGGAAAACTAGAACACTGCTCACTTTGGAGGAGAAAATGGAGGTAATCCGGTCCCAGGAGCGAAATAAGCTAACGGTTCGGGATCTGGCTAAAAG ATTTAACATTGGGAAGACACAAGCAGCAGACATTTTGAAGCACAAACAGTCTATTAAAGAGGGTTTGTTGACCGGAGAGCTGAAAATGAACCAGATGCGAAGGAATCCCCTCAGTCAGCGGGGCGCCCAGATCGATGAGATGTGCTTCGATTGGTTCTCGCGAGTTCGGAGCGAGAACATACCCATATCAGGGGAAATGGTCCGGGAGAAGGCCAAGCAAATAGCGGTGGAACTGGGCTACTCCAATTTCTCCGCATCCTCCGGATGGCTGGAGAAATGGCGGAAGCGACACAACATCGGTTACAATGCCACCGGCGACAGCCTGGATCTACAGGAGTTCGAGGCCATTCTGGTCAAAAGCGAACCGATCTCGAATAAGGATGATTGTGATGAGCCTTATCCCGTGACTTTGATAGAGCCTATCTACTCCACCGAAGAGGCTATGATGCAGTTGGCCCGCCTAAAAGAATTCGCTAAGGATGACTATGTTTCCTACCAGCAGTTGCTCAGCCTGGAAAACCAGTGGAGCTGGAAGTGGAACATCTTCAAGAAGGAGCTTCCTTGA
- the LOC122612909 gene encoding zinc finger protein 2, with the protein MDAAVPDPALLAMNKLNKGSKCRACLSVDRKTVQLSAEVPNLQKSRTYAQSLKQVTNLDLRVISPGGYLWPMQICVRCCRALEVAMHFVEMALDSNRKLHGEAKSVKLPSPTGELKRKASNETIPWNQFSQEFEQFVEGYEGATTGPIEENVLYMRGTKVPRLDVDASSGSKTAPKEDEVILFDVKYDTNDLEEEDENDGSDAKNNETFFENSITPGETVMVVSVAEKNGENNNNYNFNNKNGDVTDDECDLIQRALEMTLNDEGCSQSPKKDANNETQMKSNGIEVSSPLFIKLATTSSTMVNIPILKCNICQYSHTDAEQLQIHYKSIHKISMIEDDIIGLNKNQNFKCRPCNSYETKDRNEMQKHLIDHHKIDGDFEMYCYMQANCPACDRIFKDQRSARKHYTRVHTPVQIAVSPTETYACTACDKVFNQKASLHSHQRFCQVKDVVHCSFCDQQFNSMRKYELHLQQLHAVETVHECEICRRSFKSAETLTMHRKRHSERHFQCSKCSLNYVNSAELRVHYERAHVNEEPVSCLTCGNQFQNMTLLREHEQRSHQKSKVWRCEVCNFETKTRWHRRQHQYEHMDYPYKCQNCTSEFADRSKFRQHSKKVHGIELSDEQLAEMFREKKGYTNRHDAFNKSINSLEIPGLTEDCFTELESLGVDYDDITTDLFASSASLDNLLNLIP; encoded by the exons ATGGACGCCGCCGTACCGGATCCCGCGCTGCTGGCCATGAACAAGCTGAACAAGGGCTCCAAGTGCCGAGCGTGTCTATCGGTGGACCGGAAAACCGTGCAGTTGAGCGCCGAGGTGCCCAACCTGCAGAAGAGTCGCACCTACGCCCAGAGCCTGAAGCAGGTCACCAACCTGGACCTGCGGGTCATTAGTCCAGGTGGGTACCTGTGGCCCATGCAGATCTGCGTGCGCTGCTGTCGCGCCCTGGAGGTGGCGATGCACTTTGTCGAGATGGCCCTGGATTCGAATAGAAAGCTCCATGGCGAAGCTAAAAGCGTAAAGCTGCCCAGTCCCACTGGAGAGCTTAAACGGAAGGCCAGCAACGAAACGATCCCCTGGAACCAGTTTAGCCAGGAGTTCGAGCAGTTTGTCGAAGGCTACGAGGGTGCGACTACGGGTCCCATCGAGGAGAATGTGCTCTACATGCGAGGTACCAAGGTGCCCCGACTGGATGTCGACGCTTCATCGGGTAGCAAGACAGCGCCGAAGGAAGATGAAG TGATACTTTTCGATGTCAAGTACGACACCAATgatctggaggaggaggacgagaaCGACGGCTCAGATGCCAAGAACAATGAGACCTTCTTTGAGAACAGTATTACACCTGGAGAGACTGTTATGGTCGTATCCGTCGCGGAAAAAAATGGCGAgaataataacaattacaatttcaatAACAAAAACGGCGATGTGACGGATGACGAGTGCGACCTTATACAACGCGCTCTGGAGATGACTCTAAACGACGAAGGCTGTAGCCAAAGTCCGAAGAAGGACGCCAACAATGAAACTCAGATGAAAT CCAATGGAATAGAGGTCTCATCTCCGCTCTTTATTAAGCTGGCCACGACTAGCAGTACGATGGTCAATATACCCATTCTGAAATGCAACATTTGCCAATACTCGCATACCGATGCGGAGCAGCTCCAAATTCATTACAAAAGTATTCACAAGATTTCTATGATCGAAGACGATATAATTGGTCTAAACAAAA ATCAAAACTTCAAGTGCCGACCTTGCAATAGTTATGAGACGAAAGACAGGAATGAAATGCAGAAGCATCTGATCGACCACCACAAAATAGATGGAGATTTCG AAATGTACTGCTATATGCAGGCAAATTGCCCGGCTTGCGACAGGATCTTCAAGGATCAGCGCTCGGCCAGGAAACATTACACCAGGGTGCACACCCCGGTGCAAATTGCGGTGTCGCCAACGGAAACATATGCTTGCACGGCATGCGACAAGGTGTTCAACCAGAAGGCCAGCCTCCACAGCCACCAGCGTTTCTGCCAGGTGAAGGATGTCGTGCACTGCAGCTTCTGCGATCAGCAGTTCAACAGCATGCGCAAGTACGAGCTGCACTTGCAGCAACTCCATGCCGTGGAAACAGTACACGAGTGTGAGATCTGCCGGCGGAGCTTCAAGAGCGCCGAAACCCTAACCATGCATCGCAAGCGGCACTCGGAGAGGCACTTCCAGTGCAGTAAGTGTTCGCTTAACTACGTAAACTCGGCTGAGTTGCGAGTGCACTACGAGCGAGCTCACGTCAACGAGGAACCTGTGAGCTGCCTAACCTGTGGCaatcaatttcaaaacatGACCCTGCTGCGCGAGCACGAACAAAGAAGTCACCAGAAGTCTAAGGTCTGGCGCTGTGAGGTGTGCAACTTCGAGACGAAGACCAGGTGGCACAGGCGTCAGCATCAGTACGAGCACATGGATTACCCGTACAAGTGTCAGAATTGCACCAGCGAGTTCGCTGATCGCAGCAA ATTCCGCCAACATTCCAAGAAGGTGCACGGCATCGAGCTGAGCGACGAGCAGTTGGCTGAAATGTTCCGCGAGAAGAAGGGCTACACCAATCGTCACGATGCATTCAACAAGTCGATCAACTCGCTGGAGATTCCAGGTCTCACGGAAGACTGTTTTACAGAGCTGGAGAGCTTGGGCGTGGATTATGACGACATAACTACAGATCTCTTTGCCAGCTCCGCCTCTCTGGACAACCTGCTAAATTTGATACCTTAA